One stretch of Paraburkholderia fungorum DNA includes these proteins:
- a CDS encoding YbfB/YjiJ family MFS transporter, with protein sequence MLTNDLASPLRDTFADRHAARRAALACMVTLAVALGIGRFAFTPLLPLMLHGAAPGQRQLDIQHGGWLASFNYAGYFVGAVGCAALRISPARMVRAGLLATVLLTLAMGLTSQFWVWAVVRFVAGAASAWTFVFASQWGLRRLAELGAHGWGGVIYTGPGVGIVGTGLLVSVAGGYGATAGWIGFGLIALVLSILVWPVFSDAAGVRQAAADARANGGNAAAPGSGGGVHKLTERARLSNQPAAGASSSSRVHTPSHAKNPTTHRIDAFWLVLLYGIPGFGYIITATFLPVIARHALPGSAWPDLFWPMFGAALVAGALLAARLPAHWDNRTLLAGCYVLQACGIASGIIWPTAAGFSIGSMLIGLPFTAITLFAMREARRLRGDDAAGLMGYATAAYGVGQIVGPLVAAPIAEHTGSFSPALWLAAGALVVGAAGLVAVVITPRSNGRGRMPDCGCS encoded by the coding sequence ATGCTCACGAACGATCTTGCTTCTCCCCTACGCGACACTTTCGCCGATCGTCATGCCGCCCGTCGCGCGGCGCTTGCTTGCATGGTGACGCTGGCCGTCGCCCTCGGTATCGGGCGTTTCGCGTTCACGCCGCTGTTGCCGCTGATGCTCCACGGCGCGGCCCCCGGTCAGCGGCAACTCGACATCCAGCACGGCGGCTGGCTCGCTTCGTTCAACTATGCGGGCTATTTTGTCGGCGCGGTCGGATGCGCGGCGTTGCGGATTTCGCCCGCCCGGATGGTGCGCGCCGGGCTGCTCGCGACGGTTCTGCTGACGCTGGCAATGGGCCTCACCAGCCAGTTCTGGGTCTGGGCGGTGGTGCGTTTCGTCGCCGGTGCGGCCAGCGCGTGGACCTTCGTGTTCGCGTCCCAGTGGGGTTTGCGGCGGCTCGCCGAACTCGGCGCGCATGGGTGGGGCGGCGTGATTTATACCGGGCCGGGCGTGGGTATCGTCGGGACGGGGTTGCTGGTGAGTGTCGCAGGCGGTTATGGCGCGACGGCCGGATGGATCGGCTTCGGGCTGATCGCGCTGGTTCTGTCGATTCTGGTCTGGCCGGTTTTCAGCGATGCGGCTGGTGTCAGGCAAGCAGCCGCGGATGCCCGCGCGAACGGTGGAAACGCTGCAGCGCCGGGGAGCGGAGGCGGGGTGCACAAGCTCACCGAAAGGGCGCGTCTGAGCAATCAACCTGCGGCGGGTGCGTCCTCGAGCAGCCGCGTTCACACGCCCAGCCACGCTAAAAATCCCACCACCCATCGCATCGACGCGTTCTGGCTCGTGCTGCTCTACGGCATTCCTGGCTTTGGCTACATCATCACCGCGACCTTTCTGCCGGTGATCGCGCGCCACGCGCTGCCTGGGTCCGCGTGGCCCGATCTGTTCTGGCCGATGTTCGGCGCGGCGCTGGTAGCGGGCGCATTGCTGGCGGCGCGGCTGCCTGCGCACTGGGACAACCGGACCCTTCTCGCCGGCTGCTATGTGCTGCAAGCGTGCGGCATCGCATCGGGGATCATCTGGCCGACGGCGGCCGGCTTTTCGATCGGCAGCATGCTGATCGGTCTGCCTTTTACCGCGATCACGTTGTTCGCGATGCGCGAGGCAAGGCGTCTGCGGGGCGACGATGCTGCCGGCTTGATGGGTTATGCGACAGCGGCCTATGGCGTTGGTCAGATCGTGGGGCCGCTGGTTGCCGCGCCGATCGCCGAACATACGGGGTCGTTTTCGCCGGCGCTGTGGCTCGCGGCGGGGGCGCTGGTGGTGGGGGCTGCGGGTTTGGTCGCGGTGGTAATAACGCCGCGAAGCAATGGCCGGGGACGAATGCCGGATTGCGGGTGCAGTTGA
- a CDS encoding CaiB/BaiF CoA transferase family protein: MGALSHIRVLDLTRVLAGPWCAQTLADFGADVIKIERPEVGDDTRHWGPPYLKTPEGADTREAAYYLAANRNKRSVTVDIASPEGQRIIRELVAQSDVVLENYKVGQLKKYGLDYASLKEVKPDLIYCSVTGFGQTGPYAQRAGYDFIVQGIGGFMSITGERDGQPGGGPQKAGVAIADLMTGMYSTVAVLTALTHRDRTGEGQYIDMALLDVQVAMLANMNSNYLASGQPPVRWGNAHPNIVPYQTFQTSDGWIIVAVGNDGQFRKFVEAGGQPELADDERFATNPSRVRHRDILVPILADMVIRQGKQEWIAALEAAGVPCGPINDLGEVFENEQVVARGLRVDLPHPSGGTVKLVRNPINMTGTPPEAVSHPPMLGEHTESILRDVLGYDDERIKALRGQSVI, encoded by the coding sequence ATGGGCGCTCTCAGTCATATCCGCGTGCTGGATCTCACACGCGTGCTCGCCGGACCGTGGTGCGCGCAGACACTCGCCGATTTCGGCGCCGACGTGATCAAGATCGAACGTCCCGAAGTGGGCGACGACACCCGTCACTGGGGCCCTCCGTATCTCAAGACGCCCGAAGGCGCGGACACCCGCGAGGCCGCGTACTACCTCGCGGCAAACCGCAACAAGCGCTCGGTCACCGTGGACATCGCGTCGCCCGAGGGCCAGCGGATCATCCGCGAACTGGTTGCGCAGAGTGACGTAGTGCTGGAAAACTACAAGGTCGGTCAACTGAAGAAGTACGGGCTCGATTACGCGTCGCTGAAAGAGGTGAAGCCCGATCTGATTTACTGCTCGGTCACGGGTTTCGGGCAAACCGGTCCGTATGCGCAGCGCGCCGGCTACGACTTCATCGTGCAAGGCATTGGCGGCTTCATGAGCATTACCGGCGAACGTGACGGCCAGCCGGGCGGCGGTCCGCAGAAAGCCGGCGTTGCGATTGCGGACCTGATGACCGGCATGTACTCGACCGTCGCCGTGTTGACCGCCCTCACGCATCGCGATCGCACGGGCGAGGGGCAATACATCGACATGGCGCTGCTCGACGTGCAGGTGGCGATGCTCGCGAACATGAATTCGAACTACCTGGCGAGCGGGCAGCCGCCGGTGCGCTGGGGCAACGCGCATCCGAACATCGTGCCCTACCAGACCTTCCAGACGAGCGACGGCTGGATCATCGTCGCGGTCGGCAACGACGGGCAGTTCCGCAAGTTCGTCGAAGCGGGCGGACAACCCGAACTTGCCGATGACGAGCGTTTCGCGACCAATCCGTCGCGGGTGCGTCACCGCGACATCCTCGTGCCGATTCTCGCCGACATGGTTATCCGCCAGGGCAAGCAGGAATGGATCGCCGCGCTTGAAGCGGCGGGCGTGCCGTGCGGGCCGATCAACGATCTCGGTGAGGTATTCGAGAACGAGCAGGTGGTGGCGCGCGGGTTGAGAGTCGATCTGCCGCATCCGTCGGGCGGCACGGTCAAACTGGTGCGCAATCCGATCAATATGACGGGGACGCCGCCCGAAGCGGTGAGCCATCCGCCGATGCTCGGCGAGCACACCGAAAGCATTCTGCGCGACGTGCTCGGCTATGACGACGAGCGGATCAAGGCGCTGCGGGGGCAGTCGGTTATTTGA
- a CDS encoding threonine aldolase family protein: MQHFASDNYAGICPEALQALIAANNSGHEPAYGDDSWTNQVCDRLRDLFQTDCEVFFVFNGTAANSLALASLCQSYHSVICHELAHIETDECGGPEFFSGGSKLLTAPGIGGKLTPDAIEAVVTRRADIHYPKPKVVTLTQSTEVGTIYSVEEVRAIAAIAKRRHLKVHMDGARFANAVAALDVHPSEITWRAGVDVLCFGGTKNGLPVGEAVVFFDRSLADDFAYRLKQAGQLASKMRFISAPWLGLLDNDVWLRNARHANAMAELLQTRLQEIPGVSIMFPRESNAVFAQLPAPAARAMRARGWKFYEFIGAGGCRLMCAWDTQPETVERFAADVRELCAA, from the coding sequence ATGCAACATTTCGCGTCCGACAACTACGCCGGCATCTGTCCCGAGGCGCTCCAGGCGCTGATCGCCGCCAATAACAGCGGCCACGAACCGGCCTACGGCGACGACTCGTGGACCAACCAGGTGTGCGACCGTCTGCGCGACCTGTTCCAGACCGATTGCGAAGTGTTCTTCGTGTTCAACGGCACGGCCGCGAACTCGCTGGCGCTTGCGTCGCTGTGTCAGTCGTATCACTCGGTGATCTGCCACGAACTCGCCCACATCGAAACCGATGAATGCGGCGGTCCCGAATTTTTCTCCGGCGGCTCGAAGTTGCTGACGGCGCCGGGCATCGGCGGAAAACTCACACCGGACGCGATCGAGGCGGTCGTCACGCGCCGCGCCGATATCCATTACCCGAAGCCCAAAGTCGTCACGCTGACGCAATCGACGGAAGTCGGCACGATCTACAGCGTCGAGGAAGTGCGGGCGATTGCGGCGATCGCGAAGCGGCGTCATCTGAAAGTGCACATGGACGGCGCGCGGTTCGCGAATGCGGTGGCGGCGCTGGACGTGCATCCGTCGGAGATCACGTGGCGCGCGGGCGTCGACGTGTTGTGCTTCGGCGGTACCAAGAACGGCTTGCCGGTCGGCGAGGCGGTGGTGTTTTTCGACCGCTCGCTCGCCGACGATTTCGCGTACCGTCTGAAGCAGGCCGGTCAACTGGCGTCGAAAATGCGCTTCATTTCGGCGCCTTGGCTGGGTCTGCTCGACAACGACGTATGGCTGCGCAACGCGCGTCACGCGAATGCGATGGCCGAACTGTTGCAGACGCGGTTGCAGGAAATTCCCGGCGTCAGCATTATGTTTCCGCGCGAATCGAACGCGGTCTTTGCGCAATTGCCCGCGCCAGCCGCAAGAGCGATGCGCGCGCGGGGCTGGAAGTTCTACGAGTTCATCGGCGCGGGCGGTTGCCGGCTGATGTGCGCGTGGGACACGCAACCGGAGACGGTCGAGCGCTTTGCGGCCGACGTACGCGAATTGTGCGCAGCTTGA
- a CDS encoding RBBP9/YdeN family alpha/beta hydrolase has translation MNGEKLKVLVLPGYQNSGEGHWQTRWESLDPAFTRVQMPDWDHPVRDAWCRTLDFAVAASDSPVVLAAHSLGCLTAAFWATRYASAAQLAKVAGALLVAVPDPAGAHFPRDASGFAPVPLLPLPFPGIVVASSDDPYGGVPFSQDCANEWGSRWVGVGARGHINADSGLGDWSEGRGWLDSLGGSL, from the coding sequence ATGAACGGGGAAAAACTGAAGGTACTCGTGCTGCCGGGGTATCAGAATTCCGGTGAGGGTCACTGGCAAACGCGCTGGGAATCACTCGATCCGGCATTTACGCGTGTGCAGATGCCGGACTGGGATCATCCCGTGCGCGACGCGTGGTGCCGCACGCTCGATTTCGCAGTGGCCGCATCCGATTCGCCGGTGGTGCTCGCTGCCCATAGCCTCGGGTGTCTGACGGCGGCTTTCTGGGCCACCCGATACGCGAGCGCGGCGCAACTCGCGAAGGTGGCCGGCGCGTTGCTGGTCGCCGTGCCCGATCCCGCCGGGGCTCATTTTCCGCGAGACGCCAGCGGGTTCGCGCCAGTGCCGCTTTTGCCGTTGCCGTTTCCTGGCATTGTCGTGGCGAGTAGCGACGATCCCTACGGCGGCGTACCGTTTTCGCAGGATTGTGCGAATGAATGGGGCAGCCGATGGGTTGGCGTCGGCGCGCGTGGCCATATCAATGCCGATAGCGGTTTGGGCGACTGGAGCGAAGGGCGGGGCTGGCTGGACTCTTTGGGCGGGTCACTTTGA
- a CDS encoding NUDIX domain-containing protein, producing MTEYRFCPRCATPLTQRADPEHEGGRVRQSCPDTTCGYVHWDNPLPVVAAIVEYEGKILLARNAAWPEGMFALITGFLENGETPEQGIAREVLEETSLHAESVELVGVYEFMRKNELIIAYHVKANGTIALSPELLEYRLVEPARLRPWRAGTGQALGEWMRRRGLPFEFVEKPGQ from the coding sequence ATGACCGAATACCGATTTTGTCCACGTTGCGCCACGCCGTTGACCCAACGCGCCGATCCCGAGCACGAAGGCGGGCGGGTTCGCCAGAGCTGTCCCGATACCACGTGCGGCTACGTCCACTGGGACAATCCGCTGCCGGTAGTGGCGGCAATCGTCGAATATGAAGGCAAGATTCTGCTGGCGCGCAATGCCGCGTGGCCCGAAGGTATGTTCGCGCTGATCACCGGCTTCCTCGAAAACGGCGAGACGCCGGAGCAGGGCATCGCGCGCGAAGTGCTCGAAGAGACGTCGCTGCACGCGGAATCGGTCGAGTTGGTCGGCGTGTATGAGTTCATGCGCAAGAACGAACTCATCATCGCGTATCACGTGAAGGCGAACGGCACGATTGCGCTGTCGCCGGAATTGCTCGAATACCGGCTCGTCGAACCGGCCAGATTGCGGCCGTGGCGCGCGGGCACCGGTCAGGCGCTCGGTGAATGGATGCGTCGGCGCGGCTTGCCGTTCGAGTTCGTGGAGAAGCCGGGCCAGTAA
- a CDS encoding LysR family transcriptional regulator, whose amino-acid sequence MDLAALTIFRAVVRENGVTRAAAKLNRVQSNVTTRIKQLEEQLGTDLFIRDGRRLVLTPAGETLLPYAERLLALADEARHAIREDRPSGRLRLGTMESVAATRLPTLLARYHQQWPAVALELETGTTGKLIERVREFEVDAALLATPLDPAALGDLFESVPVFKEELVMLTPRGHRPIREVRDVALTTLIAFEQGCAYRTYIEKWYMEHGVRPARVLELGSYHAIVACVAAGAGVAVAPRSVLNLQTDSSNITVHELPDIGTIETLLVWRRGHFSSALNALKKTLLAPEDAGKLYSAEIAADVGSAANTDVV is encoded by the coding sequence ATGGATCTGGCCGCCCTGACCATCTTTCGCGCCGTCGTGCGGGAAAACGGCGTGACGCGCGCCGCCGCGAAGCTCAATCGCGTGCAATCGAATGTCACGACGCGTATCAAACAGCTCGAGGAGCAACTCGGCACCGACCTGTTTATCCGCGACGGGCGGCGGCTCGTGCTGACCCCGGCCGGCGAAACGCTGCTGCCTTACGCCGAACGTCTACTCGCACTCGCCGATGAGGCGCGTCATGCGATCCGCGAAGATCGTCCGAGCGGACGCCTGCGTCTGGGGACGATGGAAAGTGTCGCCGCCACCCGTCTGCCCACTTTGCTCGCGCGTTATCACCAGCAGTGGCCCGCCGTCGCGCTGGAGCTTGAAACCGGCACGACCGGCAAACTGATCGAGCGGGTACGCGAATTCGAAGTGGATGCCGCGTTGCTGGCCACGCCACTCGATCCGGCCGCGCTCGGCGACCTGTTCGAGAGCGTGCCCGTGTTCAAGGAGGAACTGGTGATGCTCACGCCGCGCGGGCATCGGCCAATTCGCGAGGTGCGCGACGTCGCGCTGACCACGCTGATCGCGTTCGAACAGGGCTGCGCGTATCGAACTTATATCGAGAAGTGGTACATGGAACACGGCGTGCGGCCGGCACGGGTGCTGGAACTGGGCTCATATCACGCGATCGTCGCGTGTGTGGCTGCGGGCGCGGGAGTCGCGGTGGCGCCGCGCTCGGTGCTGAATCTGCAAACCGATTCGAGCAACATCACGGTTCACGAATTGCCCGATATCGGAACGATCGAGACCTTGCTGGTCTGGCGACGTGGACATTTTTCTTCCGCGCTCAACGCGTTGAAGAAGACGCTGCTGGCACCCGAGGATGCAGGAAAGCTGTATAGCGCGGAGATTGCCGCAGATGTGGGCAGCGCGGCGAACACGGACGTTGTTTGA
- a CDS encoding acyl-CoA thioesterase: MSKPAPAERSAYPHFLPITTRWMDNDVYGHVNNVVYYSYFDTVVNEYLVRAGVLDFEHGATIGLVVETHCNYFAPLVFPDRIEAGLRVVRLGTTSVRYEVGLFREGDAQPAAQGHFVHVYVDRATRRPVNLPDDLRAALQPLAVDMWTE, translated from the coding sequence ATGAGCAAACCCGCCCCCGCCGAGCGTAGCGCCTACCCGCATTTCCTCCCCATCACCACTCGCTGGATGGACAACGACGTGTACGGTCACGTGAACAACGTCGTCTACTACAGCTATTTCGACACCGTGGTGAACGAGTATCTGGTCCGCGCGGGCGTGCTCGATTTCGAGCACGGCGCGACGATCGGGCTCGTCGTCGAGACGCATTGCAACTACTTCGCGCCGCTCGTGTTTCCCGACCGCATTGAAGCAGGTTTGCGGGTGGTGCGGCTCGGCACGACGAGCGTGCGTTACGAGGTCGGGCTGTTCCGGGAGGGCGACGCTCAACCCGCTGCGCAAGGACACTTCGTGCACGTGTACGTCGACCGCGCGACGCGGCGTCCCGTGAATCTGCCGGACGATCTGCGTGCGGCGCTGCAACCGCTCGCCGTCGATATGTGGACGGAATAG
- a CDS encoding branched-chain amino acid ABC transporter permease: MQSFVINLLNGVSYGLLLFMLSAGLTLIFSMLGVLNFAHASFYMLGAYVGFSVAAHAGFWSALVLAPLLVGLIGAALERWLLRRVRVHGHLPELLLTFGAAYLLGELVKLGWGLNPLSATVPSVLDGPLFTLYGAAFSRYRAFMMAVSLAMLAVLYAVLRVSRAGLIVRAALTHASAVEALGHNVPRVFTGVFAAGTALAALAGVIGAPLFVIEPSMAESLGSIVFVVVVIGGLGSLGGALAASLLVGCVQTLAVASDVSLGDVLSAIGASAPPEWDALTLAQVAPLIPYLLLVGMLALRPRGLFGRRDEHA, translated from the coding sequence GTGCAGTCGTTCGTCATCAATCTGCTGAACGGCGTCAGCTACGGGCTGTTGCTGTTCATGCTGTCGGCGGGGCTCACGCTGATTTTCAGCATGCTCGGCGTGCTGAATTTCGCGCACGCGAGCTTCTACATGCTCGGCGCGTATGTCGGCTTCTCGGTCGCGGCGCACGCAGGATTCTGGAGCGCGCTGGTGCTCGCGCCGCTGCTTGTCGGCCTGATCGGCGCCGCGCTGGAGCGCTGGCTGTTGCGGCGCGTACGCGTGCACGGTCATCTGCCTGAATTGCTGCTCACGTTCGGCGCGGCTTATCTGTTAGGCGAACTGGTGAAGCTCGGCTGGGGCTTGAACCCGCTGTCCGCGACAGTGCCGTCCGTGCTCGACGGTCCACTGTTCACGTTGTACGGCGCGGCTTTCTCGCGTTACCGCGCGTTCATGATGGCGGTGTCGCTGGCGATGCTGGCGGTGTTGTACGCGGTGTTGCGTGTGTCGCGAGCGGGCCTGATCGTGCGTGCCGCGCTCACGCATGCGAGCGCCGTCGAAGCGCTCGGCCATAACGTGCCGCGTGTATTCACCGGCGTATTCGCAGCCGGCACGGCGCTCGCCGCGCTCGCCGGCGTGATCGGCGCGCCGCTGTTCGTGATCGAACCGTCGATGGCGGAATCGCTCGGCTCGATCGTGTTCGTCGTGGTCGTGATCGGCGGATTGGGTTCGCTTGGCGGAGCGCTGGCGGCGTCGTTGCTGGTCGGCTGCGTGCAGACGCTGGCAGTGGCGAGCGACGTGTCACTGGGTGACGTGCTATCGGCGATTGGCGCATCGGCGCCGCCGGAGTGGGACGCGCTGACGCTCGCGCAGGTCGCGCCGCTGATTCCGTATCTGCTGCTGGTCGGAATGCTGGCGCTGCGTCCGCGTGGCCTGTTCGGAAGGCGGGATGAGCATGCGTAA
- the alaS gene encoding alanine--tRNA ligase — MKAAEIREKFLKFFESKGHTIVRSSSLVPGNDPTLLFTNSGMVQFKDVFLGAESRPYSRATTAQRSVRAGGKHNDLENVGYTARHHTFFEMLGNFSFGDYFKRDAIHYCWELLTKVYQLPADKLTVTVYQEDDEAFAIWENEIGVPKERIIRIGDNKGARYASDNFWTMGDTGPCGPCSEVFYDHGPEIWGGPPGSPEEDGDRFIEIWNLVFMQFNRDPQGNMTKLPKQSVDTGMGLERLAAVLQHVHSNYEIDLFQSLIKAAARETATTDLTNNSLKVIADHIRACSFLIVDGVIPGNEGRGYVLRRIVRRAIRHGYKLGKKGSFFHRMVPDLVEQMGAAYPELKEAEQRVTDVLRQEEERFFETIEHGMSILESALTDLDAKGGKTLDGELAFKLHDTYGFPLDLTADVCREREVTVDEAAFDEAMARQREQARAAGKFKIAQGLEYSGAKTTFHGYEEVIFDDAKVIALYVDGVSVQEARDGQQAVVVLDHTPFYAESGGQVGDQGVLANASVRFAVADTLKVQADVVGHHGTVEQGTLKVGDVVKAEIDAVRRARTQRNHSATHLMHKALREVLGSHVQQKGSLVDADKTRFDFAHNSPMTDEQIRRVEEIVNAEVLANAPGIVRVMPFDEAVKGGAMALFGEKYGDEVRVLDLGFSRELCGGTHVHRTGDIGLFKIVMEGGVAAGIRRVEAITGDNAVRFVQDLDARINAAAAVLKAQPSELTQRISQVQDQVKALEKELSALKSKMASSQGDELAGQAVEVGGVHVLAATLEGADVKTLRETVDKLKDKLKSAAIVLAAVDGGKVSLIAGVTADASKKVKAGELVNFVAQQVGGKGGGRPDMAQAGGTEPANLPAALAGVKAWVEGQL, encoded by the coding sequence ATGAAAGCCGCTGAAATCCGCGAGAAATTCCTCAAGTTCTTCGAATCGAAGGGCCATACGATCGTTCGCTCGTCGAGCCTTGTGCCCGGCAACGACCCGACGCTGCTCTTCACCAATTCGGGAATGGTGCAGTTCAAAGATGTGTTCCTCGGCGCGGAATCGCGCCCGTATTCGCGTGCCACCACCGCGCAGCGCAGCGTGCGCGCGGGCGGCAAGCACAACGACCTGGAAAACGTCGGCTACACCGCGCGTCACCACACGTTCTTCGAAATGCTGGGCAACTTCTCGTTCGGCGACTACTTCAAGCGCGACGCGATCCACTACTGCTGGGAATTGCTGACCAAGGTCTACCAACTGCCGGCTGACAAGCTGACGGTCACGGTCTATCAGGAAGACGACGAAGCGTTCGCCATCTGGGAAAACGAAATCGGCGTGCCGAAAGAGCGGATCATCCGCATCGGCGACAACAAGGGTGCGCGTTACGCATCCGATAACTTCTGGACCATGGGCGACACCGGCCCGTGCGGTCCGTGTTCCGAAGTGTTCTACGACCACGGTCCGGAAATCTGGGGCGGCCCGCCGGGATCGCCGGAAGAAGACGGCGACCGCTTCATCGAGATCTGGAATCTCGTGTTCATGCAGTTCAATCGCGACCCGCAAGGCAACATGACGAAGTTGCCCAAGCAGAGCGTCGACACCGGCATGGGTCTCGAGCGTCTTGCGGCCGTGCTGCAGCACGTGCACAGCAACTACGAGATCGACCTGTTCCAGTCGCTCATCAAGGCCGCGGCTCGCGAAACAGCCACCACCGACCTGACGAACAACTCGCTGAAGGTTATCGCCGACCACATCCGCGCGTGCTCGTTCCTGATCGTCGACGGCGTGATTCCGGGCAATGAAGGTCGTGGCTACGTGCTGCGCCGGATCGTGCGCCGCGCCATCCGTCATGGCTACAAGCTCGGCAAGAAAGGTTCGTTCTTCCATCGCATGGTGCCCGACCTCGTCGAGCAGATGGGCGCGGCGTATCCAGAACTGAAGGAAGCCGAACAACGCGTTACCGACGTGCTGCGTCAGGAAGAAGAGCGCTTCTTCGAGACCATCGAGCACGGCATGTCGATCCTCGAATCGGCACTGACCGATCTCGACGCAAAGGGCGGCAAGACGCTCGACGGCGAACTCGCGTTCAAGCTGCACGACACGTACGGCTTCCCGCTGGATCTGACGGCAGATGTGTGCCGCGAGCGCGAAGTGACGGTCGACGAAGCGGCGTTCGACGAAGCCATGGCGCGTCAGCGCGAACAGGCTCGCGCGGCGGGCAAGTTCAAGATCGCGCAGGGCCTCGAATACTCGGGCGCGAAGACTACGTTCCACGGCTACGAAGAAGTCATCTTCGACGACGCGAAAGTGATCGCGTTGTATGTAGACGGGGTGTCGGTGCAGGAAGCGCGCGACGGCCAGCAGGCTGTCGTCGTGCTCGACCACACGCCGTTCTACGCGGAATCGGGCGGCCAGGTCGGTGACCAGGGCGTGCTGGCGAACGCGAGCGTTCGCTTCGCGGTGGCCGATACGCTGAAAGTGCAGGCCGACGTGGTCGGTCATCACGGCACGGTCGAGCAGGGCACGCTGAAGGTTGGCGACGTGGTCAAGGCGGAAATCGACGCGGTGCGCCGCGCTCGCACGCAACGCAATCACTCGGCCACGCACCTGATGCACAAGGCGCTACGCGAAGTGCTCGGCAGCCATGTGCAGCAGAAGGGTTCGCTGGTCGACGCAGACAAGACCCGTTTCGACTTCGCACACAACTCGCCGATGACGGACGAGCAGATCCGTCGCGTCGAAGAAATCGTCAACGCCGAAGTGCTGGCGAACGCGCCGGGCATCGTGCGCGTGATGCCGTTCGACGAAGCGGTGAAGGGCGGCGCGATGGCGCTGTTCGGCGAAAAGTACGGCGACGAAGTGCGCGTGCTCGACCTCGGTTTCTCTCGTGAATTGTGCGGCGGTACGCACGTGCATCGCACCGGCGACATCGGTCTGTTCAAGATCGTGATGGAGGGCGGCGTGGCGGCGGGTATTCGTCGCGTGGAAGCGATTACGGGCGACAACGCCGTGCGTTTCGTGCAGGACCTCGACGCGCGCATCAATGCGGCTGCGGCCGTGCTGAAGGCGCAACCGTCGGAACTGACGCAGCGCATCAGCCAGGTGCAGGATCAGGTGAAGGCGCTGGAAAAGGAACTGAGCGCGCTGAAGTCGAAGATGGCTTCGAGCCAAGGCGACGAACTGGCCGGTCAGGCAGTCGAAGTCGGCGGCGTGCATGTGCTGGCGGCCACGCTGGAAGGTGCAGACGTCAAGACGTTGCGCGAAACGGTCGACAAGCTGAAGGACAAGCTGAAGAGCGCGGCCATCGTGCTGGCTGCAGTCGACGGTGGCAAGGTAAGCCTGATCGCCGGTGTGACTGCGGACGCGAGCAAGAAGGTTAAGGCTGGCGAGCTGGTCAACTTCGTGGCGCAGCAGGTGGGCGGTAAGGGCGGTGGTCGTCCGGACATGGCTCAGGCTGGCGGCACCGAGCCGGCCAACCTTCCTGCGGCATTGGCGGGCGTTAAAGCTTGGGTTGAAGGTCAGCTTTGA